The Arvicanthis niloticus isolate mArvNil1 chromosome 9, mArvNil1.pat.X, whole genome shotgun sequence genomic interval ACCTTTCTCTGTTAAAAACATTTTCGTagattgagtgtgtgtgtcacacattCACGAACCTGGCACAGTTcacctgtgaaggtcagaggataagtTTAGGGAGTGAGTTCTCCCTCTACCCTGTAGCTTCTTGGGGTCCGACTCAACCCATCAGGTTTGGCTGGACAAACTCCTTTGGCCCACTaatctgtttttgtcttttcttttcttttttttttttttttttttgccaaggtcttcccctgtagcccaggctggcctggaacttgtggcaatcctacTTCAGTACTGGGAGTGCTAGAATTGTACTTATGTACTACCATGGCCCTAGCCTGGCTGGCACGCCACCCGGGGCTTACCTTGGTCTTCTCCACATCGTCTCCTCCCATCCTGGTTTCACTCTTCCTGTTCCCCTCCCCTCTGAGCAGGAGCCCTGCTGCCCCTTTATTTTTCCCTCCTTGATTTGTGTCAGAAAGCTGCagcttctttcccttcttccctctagaCCCTCAGTGCCCACTGGTGAAAGAGCTGAGCGAAGTATTTGAGACTGAAGCATCCGAATCGGTTTCCTCCCCAGAGCTTGCTCTGCACCAGGAAACTCCTTTATCGCCTGAACTGGACCTGCCTTTGGATCCTCAGTTATCCCTTGAGGACCAGTTGCTGTCTTGGAGCCAGGCTGAACTTGATTCCAAACAGGTGTTCACCAAGGAGGAAGCAAAACAGTCCACAGAAACCATAGTTGCCAGCCAGAACTCAGACAAGCCCTCCAGAGACCCAGAGACTCCCCAGTCGTCAGGTACAAAGCAGGATGGAGGGAAAAGAAGCTGGAATCACATTCTGGGATAACGGAGGAGGAGTAAACTGTAAGCCCCCAACTGTGAGTCCTTACTTTGACAAAACCTTTTGTACCATAGGTTCTAAGCGCAGTAGACGGAAAGCAAACAGCAAGGTTCTCGGGAGGTCCCCTCTCACCATCCTGCAGGACGACAACTCCCCTGGGACTTTGACACTACGACAGGTAAAGGAAGAGGGAGTGAAAATTGTCACCAAGTATCTATcattggctggagagatggctcagcagttaagagcactggctgctcttccagaggactggggttcaattcccagcacccacatggtggctcacaacaatctataagggatctgatgccttctgtcatgcaggcatcAAATGCAAATAGAGCCTATATATAAACAAATCTTAGGGAAAAAAAGTATCCCTCATTAAAGTGGGAGGCCTCTTTCCCCAGCTCTTGCCTCTCCCTAACAGTGCCTCTGGCCCCTCAGCTCATAGACCACCTTTTGCAGGGTAAGCGGCCTTCCGCCCTGAGTGAAAATGTTAAGGACCTAAAGGAAGGAGTCATCCTTGGAACTGGAAGATTTCTGAAGGCTGGAGGAGCGTGGGAGCAAAGCCAGGACCATGACAAGGAGAATCAGCATTTTGCTTTGATGGACAGCTAGATCTGTGCTGGGTTCTTCCCCAAGGCCACTGAGGGAAGCCTGGTTCCTCTCAGGCTACCAACTCTGGTACTTGGACATCATTCTTTTAATGTtttgtgtgtttcctgtataTTAAAGTAGATGGTTTTAAATGATGCTTTAAGAAGTTAGACCAAAGCTGCGCTGGAAACTCCTGTGTATAGAATGGCAGCCTGGAGGCTATGAGATCCGGATAGATAGCTTTCCTGCCACTTCGGAGCCTCCTTCATATTGCTGAAGTTCTGATGTTCCCCACGGCTCCTCCCttgtccctcctctcctcttcccctctggtTTGGGTTTAGCTATTGCTTACCTGCTTGTAATATTTAGGTCTTCTCTCCATATTTCTTATTGCCACCTATTCTTGTCCTAATGGCTAGGGAAGGAGTCACCTACCTAATGCTCGAGCCGACATCTCAGCTTTGGTCATCATATTGAATATGACATATCTGTGAGGTTGTCACTAGAGCCTGCTGATTGTATGTGTttaatgtcttctcctcccctGTCTTGCTtgagtgagagagagtgtgtgtgtgtgtgtgtgtgtgtgtgtgtgttcctagagattgaacccagggtttttgCTCATGTTAGGTGAGTGCTCTGTTACTGAGTCTGGTTCCCCTTGACTCTCTTACCACCTGCCTCATCCCTTAATGGGCCCCTAGAGGGCCAGTCTCTCTTTTCACTTCACCGCCATCAGCTGTCGTTAGGGCAGTTTTGCTGACAAGCTTAATGACCATGGTACCGCCCCACTTGAAACCCTTTAATGGCCTCCAGGGCCCTTTATCATTTGACTCCcactcgcgcgcacacacatgacTGTAGTCTGTAGCATTGTTAGAtgcctccactgcctctgcccaCATCTACCTAGCTCTCAGCCTTATTCCTAGCACTTGTCATAGCTTGTGGCCGGTTAATGGGACCCAGGACTTCTTGGAGCACAAAGGGCATGAAAGCCAGACATCACAGAGGTACCAGGATGCTACATTTTATTAGGtaataagagaaaacaaaggggCAGAAAAGGAGAGAGTGGCGGGAAGTACGCCAGGAAACTAGGAGCGACATCCTTAGTCGTGGGCTGAGCACTCTGGCCACTCCCGGTCTGGACAAAGGTGGCCCAGGAGGACCCTAGGGTGGGGAAGGGGTCTGTTCTTTTTTATTAGGGAGAAGCCGTGGAAGAAAGGGAGCAGTTCTTGCCCTTGTGTCCCTCATGCTTCCAAAGGCACACTCCCATAATCCCACCTGCTCTTAAAAGGAAATGTACTGGAATGGCCCTGGGGTATAGAAGACTGACCTAAGGAGGTGGGGCATAGGAGGGGCCAGCCGAGAACCTTCACAGCTTCCCACCTCTTCCTCTAGCCTCCTCAGTTCCAGATTTTGAGGAAGCTATCCCAGGAACCAGTGGCCACAGCCATCCCATCAGCTGTGACCCCCAGGCAGCTGACTCTGTTGTCATGGCCAGAGAGTACAcctgaggaagggagaaggaagtcAGCCTACTCCAACATGATGTGTGAGGGCTGTGTGAGCATGGACGCCCTGGCTTCAGTGGACTCGACTGCCCTCGATGGAGACTAAGGAACTGAAGGAGGATTAGCCCTGAGGAGAGGGATTTCTTGTCAGGCCAGTTCCTCCATGAGAACTTGAGTCACTAGTGGGGCAAGGGTAAACTGGTTAGTAATATCAGAATCTTGTGAAGAAGGCCAGGGCCACTTTGAAGGACCCAAAGGAGTCCTTTGTttctaggtttaaaaaaaaaaagcaaggcccAGGGTTGTGACGGTATAGGGGACCTCAAAAAGTAAGCAACTGAACAGGTCTTGGGGCCTGTCTCAGGGGTTATTTTATTCAGCTCTTGGTCTCTTCTGATAGAAGGCAGACTGTCCTTTTCCACTTTAGAGTTGACCAATTCTAGACAAGCCCCTAGGCTAGCCCTGGACCCTGGTACTCTGACATCTTGATTTACTCTCATCCACACGTCCCTGAGGCCGTCCCTTTATGTATGGCCCTGAAACCGCAGTACTGGACATCTAAGGTGCACGGGTTTGGGGGGACCAGGAGCAGGCACAGCCCTAGGCAGGGAAAGAACTGCTTACAGCACTTTCTAGTCAGGGAACATGGTCTTAGTTTCTGAAGCAAAGAGTGGTGGCCTCCAAGGCTCCTGTCAGGCAACAGTTAGGGGTCAGTAGTGAGGGGGCTCCCCGTGACAAGAactgagagggaaaaggggaggctGGCGAGTCTGGAGCAGACCCTTACCTACGCGCTCACACTTCAGAGAGTCCCAGACATTGCAGTTGAAGTCATCGTAGCCCGCGAAGAGCAGGCGACCGCTGAGCGAGAAGGCTACAGACGTGATGCCACAGATGATGCTCTCGTGGGAGTAGGCAATCAGTTCCTGGTCTGCCCTCAGGTCAAAGAGGCGGCAGGAGGCGTCATCTGAGCCAGTGCAGATAGCCTCCCCATTGGGAAAGAACTGAGGATACAGTTAGGAAGTGGTCAATGCTCAGACCTGGGGCAGCCTTGCTTTCCTGCCTGCTTCCTGGCTCCCACTGGGGGAGTGTAAGCCACTTCTCTCAGCCCTAGGGGTCTGTTTCTTGGTAGGGCGAGGCAGCCAGCTGCATTGAAGTTGTTCACTGCTGTGTTCTCATAGCTCCTTCTGCCCATGATCCAGCACCATAGGCAGGCATGTTGCATGCTCCCATGTTACAGGCAAGAGAACCAAGGTCTCCCAggtcatacacacaaaaagatgAGACTCATACCAAggtcatacacacaaaaagatgAGACTCCTACTGCTGCTACTCTCATGACTAGATCAGGGTGGAACACAAGGTCCAGGCATATAACCCGAACATCGTCATGAAGAATAACAGATATACTCTGAGAGGAATTATGGAAAACTGGTGTACCCTCACCAAAAAGATGTaatgttgccaggcagtggtggtacatgcctttaatcccagcacttgggaggcagaggcaggtggagttctgagttcgaggccagcctggtctacagagctagttctaggacagccagaggtatATAAGACTTTCTCTTAGAgaggattctttttttcttgacttagagagatggctcagcagctaagaacacttgctcttgcagaggacccaagttcaattgcCACATGACAACTCATAACTGTGACTCTGGTTCTAGGaaatccaacgccctcttctgtcctccaggaAGTATCTAAGGGGCACAGAGCCATGATATAATGTAGTCTACTCTCAAAGAACCCAGGACTGAGGACCTAGCGTGTGGCTTGGTGGTAGGGCACTTGCTTAGCAAGTGGAAGCTTGGGCATGAAGCTCCAGCTCCACACacaggacagagggaaggatctAAGTGTGATTGAGTGTGTCCGCGTGTGTGTCTAGACAACAGTGAAGCAAGTGTGGCAAAATGTTAACGGTGAATCTGGGAGAAGTGGACATGGGATTCCTTGTCAAACTGGTTTTGAATCTATCCAATAaggtaatattatttttaaaatttttaaggaaaGGGCTCGGGCACTGTGGAAGTGGGTCAGAGACAATCACTGGGGTTTAAGGTAGTTGCTGAGGGGCACACTTGGAGGGACACTCACACAGATGGCATTGATGTCTGACTCATGGCCAGTGAAAGTCTGTCGACAGCTTCCTTCCCTCACATCCCAGAGCTTGGCGCTGGCATCACAAGCTCCAGAAATGAAGAGTTTGTAGTCTGGGGACACAGCCAGGCTCATGCAGTCACCAGTATGTCCCACAAACACTGTCTTCTGCTGCCCTGTCTCAATGTCCCACAAGGCACTGCCAGGAGAGAGGGAGCccatcacagaaatgtcacaGTTGCCCAGGACAGGGTGACCTTCCTCAGCACCCAGGGCATTCAACCCTTACCACGTGGTGTCCCCAGAGCTAGTCACAATGTTGTTGTCATCCAGGAATCGGCAACAGGAGAGATAACCTGGAGGTGGATAGAGGACAGTGCCCCGGCTCAAGGTCCTGGCCATCACTGACCATGGGCCTGGACTTTCTTGACCTCTACATAGGGGAAGAGGACTTGTCACCTGTATGAGCAGAGAGTTCCCGGCTGACCTTGACATTGCCCTCACGGGATTTGAGGCTGTAGATTGAGCACATGTTGTCCAGCCCCCCACAGGCCACAAAGTTCCCTGATGGTGCATAGGCACAGGTCATGACCCAGGAAGAACGCAGTGGGATAGCATGTACCTGCAAGGGAGGGTGAAGTTGGGGCAGGTGGGACCTGTGTTTCAGCCACACAGGACGGAGATTAGGCATGGCATCCCCGGGAAGGATAGAGCGTCAGTAGGAAGGGCTGGTACCTTATTGGTGGTGTAAGTGTCCCACACGATCAGCTTTCCATCTTGTGAGGCACTTACCAGCAGCCTGGAGAAAAGGGTACCTGGGTCATCTGTCCGTCTCTCTTTttccctgcctccccctcccctttagGCCCCTCTGGATCCTCACTTAGAGTCAGTGGCCCAGTGCATGGCATAGATCTTGGCCAGGTGTCCCCTTAATGTCCTCCGTGTCCGCATCTGGACTCGCCCCACCACCTCCAGGCCAGACACGAGCTGCAGAGAAAGGGGTATTGGGTTTCACAAGCCTGCAACAGCCCCTGCTCCGGGTGAGCTTCTGCTGGGGAGCAGACACTTGAGCAGATTCCCCAACCTTAGAGAAAGAGGTCCCTTGGTCTAGAGTGACTGAGCCTCCAACAGTAGACAGGTGCTTGGATAGCTAGTGGCATGTTGCTAAACAGTATAGAGTGAGTATTGACTAAGTGTCTTCATctggaggaggaggcggaggaatTTCTTATATGAAGATTCTCCCACCTTGATCAGTTTCAAGCTGCTGGTATGAGGTCACTAAATATAAACGTGGCGGGTGTCGGCCTCGTAGGGGCCTGTTCTCACACTCCAGTGGCACATAGCTGTGGAGCCGTCGCCTGCGGCTGCACCTGCTGAAATCCGGCAGCCTCCTAGCTGTTAAGCCTACAGAGTCTGCAGACTTGGTCTGCCATGCTTTGTCACCTTCAGCAAATCGTCACACCTTTCCCTGAGCCTTTTATCTTAGAGTTGCCATGGAGATCATATAGAATTATGTAGTTGAGCATCTATATAATGTTCACTTGTATGTACAGATTTAATACAACTGATTCTGGTTATCTTTTTTCCCCTCAGTACTgtagattgaacctagggcctcagtATGCTAAGAATTCTGTCACCGAAAATATCCCCAGACcctttctgcttttttctttcctttttttttttgttttttttttttttttgttgttgttttttgtttgtttgtttgtttttcaagacagggtttctctgtgtagccctggctgtcctggaactcactctgtagaccaggctggccttgaactcagaaatccgcctgtggctgcctcccaagtgctgggattaaaggcgtgcgccactacttcccggctgcttttttcttttttaacatattTCTATTAATTGGTAATTTCGCACAGGCATTTGGTCATATCTGCCCCTCTCCTCctaactcctcccacatccaccCTTTACCTCCTACCCACACACAACTTCATGTCTTcctttttggaatttttttttatagctcaactttttactttttactgtGAGACAGGCTGGCCCTAGACGTACTTGGCAGCTCAGGCGTGCCTTGAATTTCAGTCCTGCCTCACTCAGCCTTCCCGGTAGCCGTGCCGCCTGACACGGCTTGAGCTATCAATTCTAAGAAACACTAGTGTTTTGTGTATCaccaagaaagaaacaatagGCTGATAAGGTGCCACGTATTGTTAGGTGCATCTCAATTCTAGAAAAATCTGTGATGAAGCACTCATCTTAAAATCGATGAAATGCCACCTTAGACAAGTGTCAATTCTAGTCTATGAAAAGTCCTgtcccctccaccccctccatCCTCACTGGTCAGGATGAAGACCAGTGTCTATGTCTTTTGTATCCAATATAATGGCTGGCCAGAGCAGATCTTAACAGGTGTTTGTTGAATTAATTCATGAATGTCTTTCCTCACTTCAAGGACAGGATGTGCTAAAAGCTCAGGCAGCAGTATGTTGCAGGTCCTGGAGTGCTTGCTCAGTCTCCTCCTCTCCTATCATGTCCTGCCTCAGAGGGGCAGAAGGTCTCACCTCAGCCAGAGTGATGTCCGCACAGGCTTTCCTGGCATCCTGTGGGGAAAGCAGGCATCAGGGAGGCTATGGTAGGGTGGGGGCATGCACATGCGCCTCACATATGGGGCTCTGCAGTTGGGAGGTGGTCTCAAATGTGAGACCTCTGAACCCTTCTAGACCAGAGGTCTCTAAAGTGTCACTCAAGAGTGAACCCAATCCCTCCCAGGCAACACTCCCATGTGTCCTGAGTTCTGTTCTCCAAGGTCCCTAGGATGAGGGCTCTGGGGTTACAGCGATCTGCTTCTTGAGCTGCTccgcctcctgcctcagctgctccATCTCCCCCATGGTGCACAGGTCGAGGGGTAGTTCTGGCTCCTGCCAGGGACATGAAATAGGTATTAAGGAGTCCCCATCAGAccatgtttctgttctctccatcctGCCATACTCCTGTGATGGGGGGGCTCTCCGTCCTGGGTATCAATCCCAGCCCTGCCTGAGCCCTCCCCGTGGACCCCCAATCCCAGAGGGCAGAGCCGGCCAGCTCCCTCTTACTTGGGCTCTGGCTGGACTTCTCCCAGGTTTCCGCTTCCCAGGCGCCTCCTCACTGTCTCAGCTGCGATGCCTGCCTGTCACCTGCCCCCCTCTGCTGCCAGAGgagctggcctggcctggccctgactgggaggggtggggggtggggggactgacAGGGAAGGGTAAGGCCGGCAACAACCACGCCAGGCAAATGAAATCagctggcgggggggggggggggagaggccaGGAGGGACATATGTGGCTTCCAGAGACTTGGGCCAGGCTGGAGGGGTGGGGAACAGGCCTGCGAACCAGAGAAGAGCAGCACCCCCCCATCCAGCCACAAGAAGGGGGGAATAAAGGGGTGCCTCCACGGTCAGTCTGCCAGCAGAGATAAGAGCATCAGCCCACGGATCAGAGAAAAGCTGTTAGGATTACTGCTTGGGTTTGGGGAGTAGAACAGGAGCAGCCTCTGCTCCAGTGGCCCTCAggctctagccccaacttgtggTCATGATCTTGGCATTGCGGGCCTATTCAGCAAGCAGGCCAGGAGCCAGGACAGGAAGGTGATAGATGACCCTGTTGTCAACAGCGCAAACCACGTTTCCTCACTGAGGGCTGTGGGGGACGAGGGTACAGGCAGAAGCTGAGATTAGAAGGGACTGAGCTGGATAATCCTTTTTCTCGACAAAGCCCCGACCAACTGCCCCTGGGCCTGATCCTAGTTGGGGGAGTTGACAGGGGATCCAAGGGAAGCTGGGCCCATGTGCCCCTCTGCCTTGTGGGCAAAGAAATGActacagaagaggacagaagtctGTCCTACTCCCAGGCTGAGGGTCTGTCTTCACACTTGCTCACATGACTCCTGGGGGTCTTAGTGGACTCTGAAGGTAGGAGCCAGATGGCTCAGCCCTCTCAACCATACTCAGGGAGGGATGACAGGGCTTAGAGTTGGCGGCTCAAGGAGCggctgtggtggtggtgatggggcaCAGGGGGCCTATTTGCATGAAGCAGCAGGTGGCTGAGATTTCCCTGACAAATCACAGGCTttcatggctccacctctggGAGGCCCCAAGATACCACCTGTCTCCTCCCAGGCCAGTCCCCACCTCCAGCAGCCAGCAAAGCTGGGACACAGCAGACCGGGCCCTGGCTGGGGAGCTTTGTGTTCTTTATTGCACAGGTCGGGAGAGGATGGGACTGTCTCCTCTGTGTGTTCTTATTAGAAGCAGTTGGTTGCCATGCCTCTCAGGGAGGCATAGTGATCTTTGTCCGAGGGAGCTTGCAGGCCCCCAGCTGGGGCCAGACCTGGTTCCCAGGCTTGATGTGCTACAGGCTAAGTCTGTGGAGCAAGCTTGTGAGTCCAGAGTTTGGTGGCCCTTGTAGGTCCCCGAGATGGCAGACTCGGCATGCTGCTGTATCCCTGATGTCATCCAGGGCCTTCTCATCACTTCCTTCACAAGCTGAGTGGCCATATCTTAAGAAGCTGGCTCCGCCATTCACAGTTCCTCTCGGACCCGGAGTGGCTTCTCAGTTTTGTCTTGGACCCCCTGAAGCTTGTGTCTTGGGGGTTCTGGGGAcgagtctctgttgagaatttcttcctcttcctcctcttcttcttcctcctcctcttcctcctgcagcagctcTTTGGCTTCTGTCCACTCCTGGGAACAGAGAGAATTGTGATTCAGTCCTCTGTATCCACCTTTCCTGGGCTATCTCAGTCACCCAAGAGCTTTACTGGGAGCCTTACCACTCACAAACTTGAGCAGTGAccacctgcccacctgcccacCGTCCTCACCTCTTCCTCCCTACCTGCTCCCTGTGCTCAGGTGCCCAGGTGTGCCACAGAGCTAGAGCACAGCGCCGTCCCCTCGTCACGGCCCATACACCATGGGGGTTCTCACCACCGGAGCTGAAGGCCACCAGGCGCCCACAGCGAGGACGAACCTGAGCCTGAGGGTGCAGGAACACAGCTTCAGGCTTCCTGCCTCTATTAGTCCTCACTCCCTGACTCAGGGACTAGCTCGGGGCAAATGAGAAACTGGCCCTAAGTCAGGAAGGAAAAATGCAAAACAGAGGCTGTGGGACAGGAGGCCAAGGCTGGCAGAGCCTTCTGGAAGGTCTCATTGCTTCCCTATCCTAGAGCCTGACTTTTCCTACCTGACTCcatgagactggagagaaggaATCCGAGGGCCCTATGACGGCACCAGAAGGGATGGAAGGAGACAAGGACCTTGGGCGGATGCATTTTTACCATAAGAAGACCCTAGATTGTACATGAGTGCACAAAAGGCAATTGCTCCTTTCTGTTCATGCTTCAGGGTGAAGAGTAAGGCAGAATTCCTCAGGCTAGCCCGGaactcctgtctcagcctccctaatgCTAGGATCACAGGTCTATACTACCATGCCTGTCCCTCTTCCTGCCTATCTCCAGACCCAGGACTAGAAGTTTCCATGATCAAAGAGAAGATGAATAGTAACAGCTAACATTCACTGACTGTTTATTAATACAAAGGTATTggctcattcttttttgtttgtttgtttgtttggttttttggtttttcaagacagggtttctctgtgtggccctggctgtcctagaactccttctgtagaccaggctgtcctcgaactcagaaatccacctttgGCTCATTCTTTTAAGCATATTGCCACCAAGaccaacaacctgagttcaaaccctagaagccacatggttgaaggagaggACCAGCTTCTACAAGTTGTTCTCCGTTCTTTACACACATGCTGCGATGGTGTGCACCCACCCCATACTCACCCcttacacgtgcacacacagatgcacatagaaAATaagcaaactttttttaaaaaattacttctcATAGTgccaggaagatggcttagtaggtgaagtgcttgctgtgcaagtgcaaggacctgagttcagatccccagagcccacataaaagcCACGTGAAGTAGCTCATGTCTGACATCCCAGCACTCCTAAGTCCAGGTGTGAGGCAGAGACACGAGGATGGCACCTGAAGTTGTGTTCTGATtgccacacatgcactgtgacaTGCTCATGTcctggcatgtgcacacacctgcatccaacatggtatgtgtgtgcaaagccaggcatggtggcacacgcctttaatcccagcacttgagaggttaaAAAAAGGCAGGTCTCTGTAGTTCAAAGCCATCAgggtctacataggaagttccagccagccctggctacacagtgagaccctgtctccaaaaaacgaAAAGAAGGGAAGACTAGCTAGTCAGTCACTTGTCTATAATCTCAGAAAGCTGCAACAGGAAGACTGCTGTAAATTCAAGAGCAGTCAGGGATAGCCACCTAAtcagttcaaggctaacctggtctatgtGACAAGActgtaaataacaacaacaataaaagtaatGCCAATGTCAACAGTAATAGGTACTATTGTCACTCTTAGTTAGGAAAGGGAGTCTCAGAATTGCTAGGAACCCCAATATAAACTGTCTGTGCCTGTGCCATAAGCTCCACCGGGGCCTCGCCATGGGGGAGGTAGGGTTAAATCTTCAGATCCCTAGAATAGGCCTCTGTGGGACCCCTGTAGGCTGTGCTTCACTCTcccttttttgttctttaatttattttattactgtattttatgtgcgtgttttgtctccatgtatgtctgtgcaccacatgcattcttggtgcctgtagaggccggaagagggtgttagatcccctgaaa includes:
- the Cdca3 gene encoding cell division cycle-associated protein 3, which codes for MGSTQSVSGTPARPLPHNKHVARVADPRSPSAGIQRTPIQVESSPQPSLAAEQLNSLKQAQDPDPRSPTLGIARTPMKISGADPQCPLVKELSEVFETEASESVSSPELALHQETPLSPELDLPLDPQLSLEDQLLSWSQAELDSKQVFTKEEAKQSTETIVASQNSDKPSRDPETPQSSGSKRSRRKANSKVLGRSPLTILQDDNSPGTLTLRQGKRPSALSENVKDLKEGVILGTGRFLKAGGAWEQSQDHDKENQHFALMDS
- the Gnb3 gene encoding guanine nucleotide-binding protein G(I)/G(S)/G(T) subunit beta-3 encodes the protein MGEMEQLRQEAEQLKKQIADARKACADITLAELVSGLEVVGRVQMRTRRTLRGHLAKIYAMHWATDSKLLVSASQDGKLIVWDTYTTNKVHAIPLRSSWVMTCAYAPSGNFVACGGLDNMCSIYSLKSREGNVKVSRELSAHTGYLSCCRFLDDNNIVTSSGDTTCALWDIETGQQKTVFVGHTGDCMSLAVSPDYKLFISGACDASAKLWDVREGSCRQTFTGHESDINAICFFPNGEAICTGSDDASCRLFDLRADQELIAYSHESIICGITSVAFSLSGRLLFAGYDDFNCNVWDSLKCERVGVLSGHDNRVSCLGVTADGMAVATGSWDSFLKIWN